Proteins from a single region of Sporosarcina sp. P33:
- a CDS encoding HD-GYP domain-containing protein, with translation MKTLDVYKEVSELRPGSFLKEDLYANTKNPIMAKGTKLMLEHFEVLHLFGITRVLVESKALGKTEQEPAEPIAEVKLTPEVEKLMNQSAPPKSRSLEALYDESVEAYKKEFNSYKSGKKLDVAAVRTIALPVIQAFLENKEYIRRLNEFSTMQGYRAHHSISVGILAALISESMGYPRGQVLQIGIAGVLADSGMAKLNEKIIDKVAFLTSEELNEVKKHVIHSFQMVQDSSLVRQEMKVAILQHHERFDGSGYPRGLKGQDITEISQILSVADVYHAMTSERPYRQKESSFKVIELMREEEFGKFDMKVIEVLHELIHKLSIGTKVKLTTDEIAEVIYLHRDFPLRPIVKVLDSGAHIDLSSNRKITIVKIF, from the coding sequence GTGAAGACATTGGATGTTTACAAAGAGGTAAGTGAATTGAGGCCGGGCAGTTTCTTGAAAGAAGACCTGTACGCCAATACCAAAAACCCGATCATGGCAAAAGGAACGAAATTGATGCTGGAACATTTCGAGGTTCTTCATTTATTCGGTATTACTAGAGTATTAGTTGAATCTAAGGCACTTGGCAAAACAGAGCAAGAACCTGCAGAACCAATAGCAGAAGTGAAATTAACACCGGAAGTAGAAAAACTGATGAATCAAAGTGCTCCTCCGAAATCCAGATCATTAGAAGCTTTGTATGATGAATCAGTAGAAGCTTATAAAAAAGAATTTAACAGTTATAAATCCGGCAAGAAACTGGATGTTGCAGCAGTGCGCACTATTGCTTTGCCTGTAATTCAGGCGTTTCTCGAGAATAAAGAATATATCAGAAGACTGAATGAGTTCTCCACGATGCAAGGATATCGGGCTCACCATTCAATTAGTGTGGGGATATTAGCCGCACTGATCAGTGAATCCATGGGGTATCCAAGAGGACAGGTTCTTCAAATTGGCATAGCCGGCGTGCTGGCGGACAGCGGAATGGCAAAATTAAACGAGAAGATCATTGATAAAGTTGCATTTCTGACAAGTGAAGAATTGAATGAAGTGAAGAAACATGTCATCCACAGCTTTCAAATGGTGCAGGACTCTTCATTAGTACGACAGGAAATGAAAGTGGCAATACTTCAGCACCATGAGCGTTTTGACGGCAGCGGCTACCCAAGAGGATTAAAGGGACAAGATATTACGGAAATCTCACAAATACTTTCAGTGGCGGATGTATATCATGCGATGACATCGGAAAGACCGTACCGACAGAAAGAAAGTTCATTCAAAGTAATTGAGTTAATGAGAGAAGAAGAATTCGGCAAATTCGATATGAAGGTAATTGAAGTTCTTCATGAACTCATTCATAAGTTATCTATTGGAACAAAAGTTAAGCTGACCACTGATGAAATTGCAGAAGTTATCTACTTGCACCGGGATTTCCCATTGCGGCCAATCGTTAAAGTACTCGACAGCGGTGCTCATATAGATCTGTCGTCCAATAGGAAGATTACAATTGTAAAGATCTTTTGA
- a CDS encoding glutathione peroxidase, translated as MTTVYDFTVQTAGGENKSLKEYEGNPMVIVNTASKCGFTKQFKELQELYEEYKDQGLVILGFPSDNFNNQEFDDIDETVSFCQVNYGVTFPMFAKVDVKGESAEPLFTYLSEQQKGVLTEGIKWNFTKFLIDSDGQVVDRFAPQTNPLKMQKSIDKLLHE; from the coding sequence ATGACCACAGTTTATGATTTTACCGTGCAAACAGCAGGCGGAGAAAATAAATCTCTAAAAGAATACGAAGGAAATCCAATGGTAATTGTCAATACTGCAAGTAAATGCGGTTTCACGAAACAATTTAAAGAGTTACAGGAACTATATGAAGAATATAAAGACCAGGGTCTAGTCATATTAGGCTTCCCTTCCGATAACTTCAATAACCAGGAATTTGACGATATTGATGAGACCGTCAGCTTCTGTCAGGTAAACTACGGTGTTACATTTCCTATGTTTGCGAAGGTTGATGTCAAGGGTGAGAGTGCAGAACCGCTTTTTACCTATTTATCAGAACAGCAAAAGGGAGTATTGACGGAAGGGATCAAATGGAACTTTACGAAGTTTTTAATTGATTCTGACGGTCAAGTAGTGGACCGCTTTGCACCGCAGACGAACCCTTTAAAAATGCAAAAGTCTATAGATAAACTTCTTCACGAATAA
- the guaB gene encoding IMP dehydrogenase, with protein sequence MWESKFSREGLTFDDVLLVPAASEVLPKAVSLSVNLTDDIKLNIPIISAGMDTVTESKMAISMARQGGVGIIHKNMSIEEQAEQVITVKRSENGVIKNPFFLTPEHQVFDAEHLMGKYRISGVPIVNNMEEKKLVGILTNRDLRFIQDYSIVIDEVMTKENLVTAPVGTTLEDAEKMLQQYKIEKLPIVDENGILNGLITIKDIEKVIEFPHAAKDQAGRLLVGAAVGVTADTSTRLEKLVQAEVDIVVIDTAHGHSKGVIDTVKEIRAKYPHLAIVAGNVATAEAAEALYEAGADVVKVGIGPGSICTTRVVAGVGVPQITAIYECATVARKYGKTIIADGGIKYSGDIVKALAAGGHAVMLGSLLAGTTESPGESEIYQGRRFKVYRGMGSVAAMEKGSKDRYFQEDEKKLVPEGIEGRMPYKGPLADTIHQLIGGIRAGMGYCGSKDLEAHRENAQFIRMTGAGLLESHPHQVQITKEAPNYSVR encoded by the coding sequence ATGTGGGAATCAAAGTTTTCTCGTGAAGGTCTGACGTTCGATGATGTATTATTGGTGCCGGCTGCATCTGAAGTATTGCCGAAGGCTGTTTCGCTGTCTGTGAATTTGACGGACGATATCAAGTTGAACATTCCTATTATCAGTGCTGGGATGGACACAGTGACGGAATCAAAGATGGCAATCTCTATGGCTCGTCAGGGCGGAGTGGGAATTATCCATAAAAACATGAGTATTGAAGAGCAAGCTGAGCAAGTTATTACAGTAAAGCGCTCTGAAAATGGTGTTATTAAAAATCCATTTTTCCTAACGCCTGAGCATCAAGTATTTGATGCCGAACATTTAATGGGTAAATACCGCATTTCTGGTGTACCAATCGTTAATAACATGGAAGAGAAAAAGCTGGTTGGTATTTTAACAAACCGCGATCTTCGATTCATTCAGGATTATTCCATCGTCATTGATGAAGTCATGACAAAAGAGAACTTAGTGACAGCTCCTGTAGGGACTACACTAGAAGATGCAGAGAAGATGCTGCAGCAATATAAAATCGAGAAACTGCCGATTGTGGATGAGAATGGTATCCTAAACGGTTTGATTACAATTAAGGATATTGAGAAAGTAATTGAGTTCCCGCACGCAGCGAAAGATCAGGCAGGACGCCTATTGGTCGGTGCAGCTGTCGGAGTCACTGCAGACACGTCTACGCGCCTGGAGAAGCTAGTACAGGCTGAAGTCGACATTGTAGTAATCGACACCGCACACGGACATTCTAAGGGTGTTATTGACACAGTGAAAGAGATCCGGGCAAAGTATCCGCATCTTGCGATTGTTGCAGGAAACGTAGCTACAGCTGAAGCAGCAGAAGCACTGTATGAAGCAGGTGCTGACGTGGTGAAGGTTGGTATTGGACCAGGTTCCATTTGTACGACACGCGTTGTAGCGGGCGTGGGTGTACCGCAAATCACGGCTATTTACGAGTGTGCGACAGTTGCGCGTAAATACGGCAAGACCATCATTGCCGACGGCGGAATTAAGTACTCAGGTGATATTGTCAAAGCATTGGCTGCTGGCGGACATGCAGTTATGCTGGGAAGCTTACTGGCAGGTACTACGGAAAGTCCGGGCGAGTCTGAAATTTACCAGGGCCGCCGTTTTAAAGTATACCGCGGTATGGGGTCCGTTGCTGCAATGGAAAAAGGGTCAAAAGACCGTTACTTCCAAGAGGATGAGAAGAAGCTTGTACCGGAGGGCATCGAAGGCCGTATGCCGTACAAAGGGCCGCTGGCAGATACTATTCATCAGCTAATAGGCGGTATTCGCGCGGGAATGGGCTATTGCGGTTCCAAAGATTTGGAAGCTCACCGTGAAAATGCACAATTTATTCGCATGACGGGTGCAGGATTACTGGAAAGTCATCCGCATCAGGTACAAATAACAAAAGAGGCACCGAACTATTCAGTGCGCTAA